One Asterias rubens chromosome 1, eAstRub1.3, whole genome shotgun sequence genomic region harbors:
- the LOC117292808 gene encoding glutaminyl-peptide cyclotransferase-like isoform X2: MAMGRGWRLVASICIVLVLVSCQVSGQRRKNLQKMKMDHKVKKLTQTKLHQFAAMTDINRLRHQRLPSLLIPRVSGTAGNIEVRQYITTSLQSLPSWTITEDRFMGSTPMGMVEFSNIIATLVPPGQTESDLKLVLACHHDSKYYQNQDFIGATDSSVPCAMMLDLAHNLQQSLDQKSYQLYTLQLIFFDGEEAFERWSNYDSLYGSRHLAQKWENTPHPSDNRKNVLDGIGLFFLMDLLGAANPQFVNHFRRNRQSNRMYQHLQTIETRLVQAGLFDSSYSPQRPYFTKGSFNPIEDDHKPFLQRGVDVVHMIATPFPSTWHTMSDTGANLDYPTISNLNKIIHVFVAEFLHLKLPE, translated from the exons ATGGACCACAAGGTGAAGAAACTCACCCAGACCAAGTTACATCAGTTTGCTGCCATGACAGACATTAATCGCCTCAGGCATCAGAGACTCCCTTCACTTCTTATACCTAGAGTCTCTGGAACAGCAGGAAACATTGAAGTTAGACAG TACATAACCACTAGCCTTCAGAGTCTGCCAAGTTGGACAATAACAGAAGACCGCTTTATGGGCTCAACGCCGATGGGAATGGTTGAGTTTTCAAATATCATCGCGACGTTGGTCCCGCCTGGTCAGACCGAGTCTGATCTGAAACTCGTCCTGGCATGTCACCACGACAGTAAATATTACCAAAATCAAGACTTCATTGGAGCCACTGACTCGTCCGTCCCATGTGCAATGATGTTAGATCTGGCTCACAACCTCCAACAATCTCTGGATCAGAAATCGTATCAG CTTTACACTCTTCAGTTAATCTTCTTTGATGGAGAGGAAGCTTTTGAGAGATGGTCAAACTATGATTCCTTGTACGGCTCTCGACACCTAGCTCAGAAGTGGGAAAATACACCGCACCCTTCTGACAACAGAAAGAACGTTTTGGATGGAATT ggcCTGTTTTTTCTTATGGATCTCCTTGGAGCAGCAAACCCACAATTTGTCAACCATTTTAGACGGAATCGTCAGAGTAACAGAATGTATCAACATCTTCAAACCATCG AGACTCGTTTAGTTCAGGCTGGCCTGTTTGACTCGTCCTACAGCCCGCAGCGGCCATACTTTACCAAAGGGTCATTTAATCCGATTGAGGACGACCACAAACCTTTCCTACAACGGG GAGTGGATGTTGTCCATATGATAGCCACACCCTTCCCAAGCACATGGCACACGATGAGTGACACCGGAGCCAACCTAGACTACCCAACGATCTCCAATCTGAATAAGATCATCCACGTCTTTGTGGCGGAGTTCCTTCATTTGAAGCTTCCCGAATGA